TTAAAGAAACTAGCTGCACATGTTCAAGACAGATAGCTCAGCCCCAATAttatatgataaaatatataCTGCACGATATGATCTATAAAGTAACAAATACCTGGGTCAGAACCTCGCAAACAGAAAAGAATGGGGCAGAAGCATACAGCCACAATGGGTTTGTTGGCCCCTGGAAGTTGTACAGAGGGCCTGTAAGATCAGAAAAACAGCTGtcacaataaaatattttttcagcccttttttcctttttttttttttttgtttccagaTTTTCGCACAAATATCTGATCTGAACATAAAAGCTAGAGTGCTTGAGTACCACAACAACATATCAACTAGTTTGATTGGTTCCATGTGAACTATTGTATATGGAAACCCATACAATAAAAACATAAACATGGTTTGCACCATTAAAGGGATCCGATAGTGGATCTTGGCTGGCTGCGTAGTTAGCATGTCTCAGTTGGAACTGTGGGAATCATATATATTGCATGGATACACAGAGTAGTTAATCTCATGGCCTCATTGGAACAGTTATGCTCCTCCACAGAAAGATCAACCAGAAAAGTGACTGAGCAACAGGATTTCTAgaaaaattaaattctgattttctGATTCTTGCCATGATAGAAGAGTGGATTAAGATGAATTTTGCCAATAGAAAAATAAGCTTTCTTACGTTGAAAGATCTCTCCTTGAGATTATATATGCAGGATTAACTGCTTCAGATGCAGAGGAATATTCATATATGCCTGAAAAGGTGAAAACAACAGCAGTGAGCATCACAAAGTGGTTTACATTGGTTTGAACTGCTCAGATCAAGCAGTTGAAAGAGCTAAAtagaatgaaaattaaaaaaaaaaatctgttagaAATTCTCTCTTTTATGACAATCCATGAAGGTATTTCAAAAAACTGCAGAAGCATTTTCGGCTTGGTCTGCAACCAGATCaagagataaaaagaaaaaaaaaaggattcgtTACCTCACCACCAGTATCCCTAAATGGCAAAATTATAGCAATgacaaaagaacaaaaagaaaatttgTGCTTGGTAGGAGAGCTGTCATACCATGTCAAAATCACAGGTTCACTTTTCTCAGAAGAAAATTACAATACTAGAATTCCAAAATTAACTGttaaaaaaagattatttttggCCATTTTGTTAACAGTGTTTAAGGGATATAACACGTAGATATGAGTTCCATGCATGAGGGCAAACTGTTATCTGCTGAATACCAACCATTGACTAAGCTTGCCATACCATCTAGTGCAGACATATCAAAATGAATATTAGGCAGAGATAGCACATAGACAACCACCTCATCCAGGGTTCATTGACCAACCAAACTGAGGgcaaaagaaattataaaatTTGTAACACTCAAGCTGATGTTCCTTTTATGCTAATGAAGTACACCACAAGAAATGAATCTCATGCTACATCAAGATATGGACAAAGACTTTGTCCAAATGTAACCAACACCAATGGCTCGAAATTTAGATACACTAGTGTTTTGGACCTTATCATATCTTTGTTCTTTTAATTACTGTCAGGCAACTTAGACCTCAGTAAAGCGGTAAATTTCTGTCCTCCACTCACCACTTCCATTAATCCTATCAAATTGGAAGCTTCTTACCAAACTGATAATTTTGTAATTCCAATAATTTAGAAGTCGTAAACCTTTATGAAAATCCTCTCCCTGTTTCATCATGATAATATTGCAATTCTTTTACCTATATCCAGAGCATCAAGAAAATTAAATTCTTTGTTCATGACAGCTCCAAGACTATATTTTAGATCACCATTTTTTCTAAAGAAAAGCCAAGTAATCTATGGAAGGAGAAAATAGAAAGCAAATAAAGAATCCCACAGAGACAACTGGAATTTGCAAATCTTATCCCAACTATATGGTGATTGTCCAGGATTATGGTAGGTCTGTAGAACcaccataatttcataaatccatCTCCAGTCAGGCAATCTGTCTAGGATGGACTTACCCGACCATCCATATGCCCCTAAAATCCTATTCCATGACCAGAACAATCAATTCCCACCAGGGCACATGGATTAAAGTTGTTGAACGTGAATGATTTGTGCATCCAGATACAGCAAAAATACCAAACAATGGTGATCAACTGTCTGGCTGATTTTAAACCAAAGTACCCATCATAATTCCACAATCACAAGATAAAAGGATGATCAAGCCTCATCCTATTACAAGTAATATTCATTTTAAGGTGGAAACAAGCCCAGATGATGAACATAATGGCCCTATGAAATGGGAGATTAGAGAATTGCAAGAATTTAAGGACTAAGAAAAACATCAATATTCATAATTTCATATGGAAAAGAGGAAGAAACCAGATTACATCAGAACAAGGAGCACGGGTAGGTACTTAAACAATGAAAGACGGTCATGTGGTCGAGTATACCAGAATGACATGCACAACCTCAGCTCATCACTGTGCAAGAACTGTACATAAGTTTGCACTAAAGTCAACGGTAAGAAAATTACATAAAACAGTTGGAAGAAATTGCACTATCAATGGCTCCACTctgttttattttaaaatcacTTAAATTATCTAAGGAGATTAACCTATAATGCATGTGAGAATATGCATAAACAAATAGAAGCCAAACATCTGACTTCAACACACACATGTTAACAGACTAATATATATTTGAAACTGGGATGGCCCTGTCCCACAATATTTAAAAACTTGGAGTAGCATGTGCTTCAGGAAGTGACTGTCATGATGTGGAATTGATGGAGTGCAAAGTTTCTGGAGCAGGCAGAGGCCAGTTAAGTTTAGCAGCAGAAGTTACCTAAGCAGTTTTCTTTGCAAGTGTGACATAATCCCTGAACTCTAATTGTCATAGGTTGCATTTTTGGGGGATTATCAGACCTGGtggttttatatttattataagtaGCTATCGTAATCCAAGAGATAATTAGTTTGAACAGATTTGAActatattttgaaaagaaaatttacaAGAGACAGTTGCTGAAGATGCCAAAACAGGATACTTTAAAACTATTAAATCACATGCTTAATTAAAGACCCGCCACTTACAAATGTTAAAGAATGATTTCAACATGATCATAACGTTTTAAAGATGGTGATAATATACACTGTCTGCACTGTATTTAGACAAACACCAGCAGGCATTTCTAAAAATGATCCATCAGGGGACCATGCCAATCTCCGGAAGAAGGATGGCAATGTCTCATTGCGAAACAAATGAGCGTTAGGTGTGGAGGCTGAAAAGAAAGGACAATAtgttattataatcagatcactTAATAAGGAAAAAGCAAGTAATATTCTACAGCAAACAAACCTTTGAATCACCAAGCTTTTATGGCTCATTTGTAAGATCATGCTGGCAAATATAATTCATTTTCTCACAGCCCTTGAGTTTAGGTTGAGGTTTATTCACATAGACTGGCAAGACTGGTCTGAGATAAGGGAAGCGACATAGTGACCTAAAGGATCCTACGCAACACCTTGAACATAATGCAAATGGGGCATCCAAAATTTGACGAACTGAGCCTAAAGCGTTGTAAAATAGATGAGATCATGTAAGCAGTCACAGAATCCAAACTAACAAAATAGAAATCATTTGTCATTCCACGTACCTTTATTGACATCCCATATTATGCAAGAGTTATCCActgaaccaaaaataatatatcCATCGGCAGACCACTGAAGGTCAAGAACATCCTTGCATTGAAATCAAATGCAGAAAGTCAAAATAAGAGAAATAAAATTAAGGATAAATTATAGGAACATCCCCTCAACGTTAACCCAATTTCATTTATACCCTCTCAATTTTAAAAAATGTCAAACTAGCCCTTCAAGTTTTTAAGATGTTATAAAGTGATTCTACCATTCACTTACCAATAAATGATGCTAGCTTGCCATTTCAATTTACATCAATGCCCCTCTCCCATATAAGAGGGGTCGCCAGCAAGGAAGGGGTGGAGGTGAGGGAGCCACCATAAAGGGGGAGGGTGGGATCGCAAAGGTCAGCTTGGAGGGGTAGGGTAGCATCAAAGGCCTTGTGAACAAGATTGGAGAAGGAGAAGGTGAggaggaagggaaagagagagaaaaagggatcAGGTAAGAAGGGGTGGAGGGAACCATCGTAGAGGGGGGGCTCATAGGCGGACTTGGACAAGAAAGACGAtgaggagagaagaaaaaaggaaaagaaggggAAGGATGGGTTGCCAATGAGAAGGGGCAGAGCAGGGAGCCGCCATGGAAGGAGAGGCTGTTGGATTTGTGCCTTAAAAGCCTAACCTggccaattttgattggtgtctaaggaaaacaACGGGGgaccccacacatcttaacttacctggccatcttggaagattcagtttcgtgttaggttacttgttgactgagttcacccatgccaactaggctGGTTAAACATGTTGATGTGCTAATCTGAATTTGATCAATTGGATGTCAAATctgttgatttagaagagatctaaacctaaatctcatcactaaatattaagtctagaggtcttccatcgttatagagatgtgggtgccttcctgacgttgatcgttctcagctggttatagtggttcggttgcatcagaaatatacaaccactctattgacatttaatGTTCCagagtagagatggggttggacccaataattgttggtgagggtcccaatgacggctttgcacccactggtgaacgatgggtctgacttaactaagaaatgtgccaataactgttaggtgaggccacaggacttaaagaccaagcctactgcatcttgcttagtgaagcaatggataaagtttgTCATTCATTGATCTGtattcaccaataactgttaggtgagatgtgtaTAGGTTAATGGGACCACAATACCCACTTGAAACCGATTGCATATAGGTTTCTGTTTCTCCATCCGACGAGTTTGGAAAATTcgaaaaaataatgggagcccttgtttgtttttaaagtttctagaacaaaCAAGTTtacaagtacaaatatctaactaaaaattattctttctgCAGATAACAATGTCGAGTACCAACCCCTTAGCCTGTATCCTCGATACTAACAGGTTGACCGGGACcaactacaaagactggctccggaatctgagaattgttctcagctccgagaaactcacccatgtcctAAACTAGGATGCACCTGTGTTACTTgctcatccatcccctgatcaacgagccgcacttgaaaaatggatggacaaagataacaaggcaaagtgttacatattagcatccatgtccaatgatcttcagcgacagcatgaagacatgaggactgccagagagatgctgactcacttgcaagaattgtatggtgagtagagtcaCAGCTTGCTTTGAGGTCTCCCGAAGACTTTTCAAAgctaagatgcgtgatggacaatccgtcaatgatcattgtttgacaatgatcaaggacatagaggagattcagaagcttgggatgaacatggacaaggaattACTGGTGattctgatcctccagtctcttcctgattcgtatggacagttcattatgaactatcaTATCAATAAAATCGATAGCACTTTacctgagttattgaatatgctggtaacagtagagggcaccttgaagagttcaaaaggcacaATTCtggctgtggagcagacttcctccaaaagaaaaattttttttaagaagaagaagaagcctgcaaGGAAGCAGAAGatcgaggccaagcccaagaaatagaTTTCGAAGAAGACCGATGATAAGAAAAAGTGTTTTCATTGCAACGTCGAAGGCtactggagaaggaactatccggcctacctgacgactgtcaagagCCAGAAGAAGGATAGACCTTTTGAAGTTACATCTgaattgctcgttattgaaactaatctaacggtttcctcttcttctagttgggttctaaattctggttcaagtgcccatttgtgcacttctatgcaggatcttgaagaagtaagagggctgagggaaggcgaaATCACTCTCcagatcagcaatggagcaaaagttgctgctgtggccgtcggaacctatcctctacgactaccgttaggacttagtttaattttgaaagactgttattatgtacctgtagccagtagaaatttgatttctatctctgtgctggcacaagataactataattttcatttcaataaagacatgtgttcaatttatttcgaaaataaagttgttgcacgtgcttttttgattgacgatctttaccatttgcatatggatgtgagtgtaaatattaacaaacaagttgtgaatgccatagagtctaagagacttagagatgggattagccaaaagtatctatggcatcttaggctaggccatattggaaaaagcagactcaacaaactggagaaagatgatcttctcggaccattgacttttgagtcttatccagtttgtgaatcgtgtcttccagaaaaaatggtcaagctgccctttgtaggataaggagaaaggaccattgagatattagctctggtacatactgatatgtgtggtccattcgatgtacaagtcaggggtggctatatctatttcataatctttactgatgattattcacgatatgggtttgtgtatttgatgcaccgaaagtttgaagcttttgaaaaattcatagagttcagaaatgaagtagaaaaacagatcgaaaaatccataaatgttcttcgatcagatcgaggaggggaataccttagtggagaatttcggatctatctcaaggataatggcatagtctcacagtggatacctcagctcaatcaggtatccgaaaggagaaatcggaccttattagatatggtccgatccatgatgagcttcacagaccttcctgtttttctctggagacatgctttactttctgcgattcattttttgaattagatttcctctaaatccgttcctaccacaccttatgagttatggcatggtcagaagccaactcttgaatacctcaagatttgaaaatGTCCGAcacatgtcaagcgacagcagacggacaagttagaagctaggtcctttaggactcactttataggatatcctaaagaaaccatgggatactacttctatcttcctgaggatcacaatataATTATGAGTCGTTataccatcttcttgaaaaaagagtttatccaagatggaagcagtgggaggaagattgagttcgaagagaaaatctctgaagagcatcaagtccaagaatctaaacccaataatgagctagtagatgtgatacctttccacctcgtagatcaagtaggatcttccgtcctcctgaaaggtacttaggtattcttacagaggatttagaggaagcgtttcttgtgggagatagggacattaggaatgatctcaagacctatgatgaggcaatgttagatatagactccgaaaaatggatggaagcgatgaagtcagaaattgaccccatgcattccaaccagattgGGTCCTTAGtaaatccacctgaaggtattgtatctattgtgtaaatggatttacaaaaaaaaattggatcagatggtaaggtagagacctataaggcaaggctaatagtgaaagattatagtcaatgcgaaggtattgactatcatgaaatcttttcgtccgtagccatgctaaaatccatccatactctacttGCGATAGCAATCTTTCATGGTTATaaaatttggtagatggatgtgaaaactaccttcctaaatgaatatcttgaggaagatatctatatggagcagcctctagaTTTTATATCCAGTGATAGTgaccacaaggtctgcaagctataaaggtccatatatggactcaagcaagcatctcggagttggaacactcacttcaatgatgtgatcaaaatgtttgatttcatcaaaaatgaggagccgtatgtgtacaaaaagatcagtggagcGCTGTCACATACcttgtattgtacatggatgacatcctcctgattgagaatgatattaacatgctgacgtcggtcaaagtatggttgtcgaaagagttcgtcatgaaagatctaggagaagcttcctacattcttggtataaaggtctatagagataaatctaagagaatgataggactctcacagcgaatgcacattgagaaggtgctgaagaggttcagcatgaaaaactctaagagagatcTTTTGTCCCttggacatggcattcatctctccaagaagatgtgccctgacacacctgaagagatccaacgcatgagcaagatcccttatgcttcgataatagaaagcctcatatatgccatgttatgtacacgtcctgatatagcacttgctgtgagtgtcacgagcagatatcagacgaatctaggtgaagaatactggattgctgttaaaaacatccttaagtacctgagaaggactaaggatttgatgttggtctttagtggaggatcagagctgaaagttgagagatacaccaattcagactttatggctgatgtcgatgatagaaagtctacatcggggtgtatcttcttatgcaatggtggtgcggttaactggaagagtttcaagcagtcgatcattgcagattcgatcatagaagccgagtacatcgccgcctctgaaactgctaagaaagccttttggttcaagaaattCGTTGCGGAGCtgagtgtgatgccatcagatgccattgcactgcactgtggCAACAACGACGCCATAGCCCTTACTAAGAAGctcaggtctcatcaaaaatccaagcacatagagcggcgGTTTCACATCATCCGCGAATACCTCgaaaagaagttcatcgaggtgcagagagtcaactTTGCATTgaacatggcagacccactgactaagcctctcaaccagcagaagatcgaagctcaccttgagaaaatGGGTCTTATGTAtatgaccaattggctttaggtcaagtggaagtttgttggatttatgccctagaagccaattgttggctgacatattatgtaatttcaggacttaaacttgtacttgtaatctttttatcatcaataaaggattttttcattccaatcatat
The DNA window shown above is from Elaeis guineensis isolate ETL-2024a chromosome 8, EG11, whole genome shotgun sequence and carries:
- the LOC105034574 gene encoding chromatin assembly factor 1 subunit FAS2 homolog isoform X4 gives rise to the protein MLTAVVFTFSGIYEYSSASEAVNPAYIISRRDLSTPSVQLPGANKPIVAVCFCPILFCLRGSDPASFFKLPDGVIFAVASLNSLYIYDTESMPPIAIYAGLHYAALLL
- the LOC105034574 gene encoding chromatin assembly factor 1 subunit FAS2 homolog isoform X1; translation: MDDGNTWKDVLDLQWSADGYIIFGSVDNSCIIWDVNKGIYEYSSASEAVNPAYIISRRDLSTPSVQLPGANKPIVAVCFCPILFCLRGSDPASFFKLPDGVIFAVASLNSLYIYDTESMPPIAIYAGLHYAALLL
- the LOC105034574 gene encoding chromatin assembly factor 1 subunit FAS2 homolog isoform X5, whose amino-acid sequence is MIMLKSFFNICIYEYSSASEAVNPAYIISRRDLSTPSVQLPGANKPIVAVCFCPILFCLRGSDPASFFKLPDGVIFAVASLNSLYIYDTESMPPIAIYAGLHYAALLL
- the LOC105034574 gene encoding chromatin assembly factor 1 subunit FAS2 homolog isoform X3 codes for the protein MDDGNTWKDVLDLQWSADGYIIFGSVDNSCIIWDVNKGIYEYSSASEAVNPAYIISRRDLSTPSVQLPGANKPIVAVCFCPILFCLRGSDPAKKVIEGNMHPTIMKPDAVESIKVDNRCW
- the LOC105034574 gene encoding chromatin assembly factor 1 subunit FAS2-like isoform X2, whose product is MDDGNTWKDVLDLQWSADGYIIFGSVDNSCIIWDVNKGIYEYSSASEAVNPAYIISRRDLSTPSVQLPGANKPIVAVCFCPILFCLRGSDPEAKKVIEGNMHPTIMKPDAVESIKVDNRCW